The following is a genomic window from Methanophagales archaeon.
TATTCTGGAAGGGGGAGGAGTAATGGAGATAGAAGGGGAGAGGAGAGAGGTTTCAGAAGGGGATGTTGTGTTCATTCCTTCCAAAAAGAAGCACAGGATTTGCGCAGGGAAAAGCGAAAAAGTGAGGTTTTTGTGTCTATGTGCTCCTCCCTATTCTGATGAAGATACAGTTATGGTATAACAAAAGCATAAAAATTTGATAAAAACTCCCTCTTCCAAAAAACGTGGTTTTTCTGACTTATCTCACCACATGAACCGAAGTGGCTTTAAAGGTCGCATAGACCTCCTTACCGTTTTGCAAGCGGAGACTTTCACGTGATTGCTTTGTAATAAGAGCAACAAGCGAATTATCCATCTTCACACGTGTTAAAGGACCCATATCGTCCAGCGCTTCTATCCTCGCTTTCATGACATTCTTTGCACTGCTTTCGCCCCGGTTTTCGGACAAAATTAGAATTATATCCTCTGGTCTTATGAATACTTTTACAGTACCCGCATGGTAGTTTGAAACAGCAAAAATATTATGGGTGTAGTCGCCCAGATCAACTTCTATCTCGGCAACGCCGTTATTGTTATCACGAACAACGCCACTCAATATATTCTCAACGCCGACGAAATCCGCTATCTCCGCGTTTTGTGGCTTATTGAATATCTCATAAGGAGTGCCGACCTGCATTATTCGCCCGTTCATCATCACTGCTATTCTATTCGCGAGAATCATCGCCTCTGTCTGGTCGTGCGTCACGTGAACCATTGTAATTCCCGATTCCTCTTTTATCCTCTTCAGTTCTTCTCTCAGGTAATCTCTCGTTCTGAGGTCTAAAGCAGCTAAAGGCTCGTCCAGAAGCAATATTGAAGGTTCAGTGGCAATCGCTCTGGCAATAGCAACCTTTTGCTGTTCTCCACCACTTAGCGTAGCAGGATACCGATGCGCAAGGTGCGATATACTCAGCCAGTCCATTATTTCTTTCACCCTTTTTCTGGTTGTATTCGGTGATACGGACTTTCTCAACTTCAATCCGAACTCTATGTTCTCTTCGACAGTAAGATGGGGGAACAGTGAATAATCCTGGTAAATGAAACCGATTCCCCTTCTCTCTGGTGGTAGATTCGTTACATTTTGCCCTTCTATCCAGACTCCTCCGCTGTCAGGAAAGTAAAAACCCGCGATTGTTTCGAGCAGCAAAGTCTTTCCCGCGCCGGTTGGACCCAGAATGACGAAATATTCGCCCTTTTTTACTTCTAAATTTATATCTTTGAGAGTGAACTCTTTCCAATCTTTGGACAGGTTCCTTACTTCTATCATTTCCTCCCTTTTTGTAGCATCCTCAGCATTATAAAAATAATCAGACAGATCGATATCAACAAAACCGAGATCGGTCTTGATGCCCGAAGTCCAAACGAGGTAAACTTCTCGTAGATTAAAATCGGTGCGGAGATCGGGTGGTATGCGATGATCAGAATCGCGGAGAACTCGCTTATCGCTCGCCCCCAGCTCAGAATCGCACCGCTCAATATAGAAGGGAAAGCAAGAGGAAACGTTATTTCTCGAAATGTTCTCCAATGAGATGCGCCCAATGAACGAGCAACATTCTCCAATCTCGGGTCAACCTCTTTAAACCCTTCTCGCGCAGTATCTACCAAATACGGGAGACTCACGAAGAGCATCGCAACAACGATTCCCGGATACGCATCCGTAATTACAATCCCCAATTTACTAAGCGGTGCACCAATCAATCCATACCGCATGAACACCCCGTACAACGCAATTCCAGCAACGATGTGTGGAATCATCAGGGGTATGTCCACGATACCTTCTATAACGCTCTTACCCATGAACTCCTTTCTTGCGAGGAAATACGCTAAGGGGACGCCAAAGAGGAAGGCAATCAGTGTGGAGCAAACCGCAGCAGAAATGCTTATCCAGATTGCCTCTAAAACTACGGGGTCCGTTGCAGCGTCAATTAGCCCGGAAAAGTCTTCCACTTGCTTGTAATACATGTTTCCAAGCGTAATAAAGACAAAAGCAACGAGAACGAGTCCTAAAGAGAGGGAAATGACATAAACCTTCTCACGCTTCAGTTCTTCCATTGACCAGCACGAAAGTAATTTTGATTTCATCGCTATTTCTTCCTGATTTTATCATTATTTCCTTTCATACACCTTTCTCCTTCTCAGCGCCAGATATACAACCACTAATATACCTGCACTGACAAATCCCGCATCGAAGCCCGACTCTTTTGGTGCTGATGCTGGTGTTGACGTTGATGTTGATGTTGACATTGGATACACGGGCTCAAGCTGCACCAAAGCTTTCAGTTCTTCCGGTACATTCCCGCTCCCTTCTGGCGGCACAATCGGCGACTGTCCCATGTCCGCAAAGATCTTCTGCCCTGCATCGCCTATCACAAATTTCACGAACTCCGATCCCATATCCGGATTTTCCGCATTCTTAGGGACGGTTATACCGTACACAATTGGTTTTCCCGTTTTTGTCTTACCATCTGCAGTTTGCACCTTCACCTTCTTGTAAGTGTCTGTGTACTCTATCCTGCTCAGGTCTATTTGCTCAGGCAGATCCACAAACGCTAAATTGTGCTGAACGGCAACGCTTCGGTACTCGAATGCGTAGTCAAGCCCACCTTCCTCGACAAACGCCACGAGTTCAACCGATTTCGGTCTTATGTCTACTTTCTCCGTATTCGGCTTCGGGTCTTCTGGCACAGTTATCAAAAACGTCCCGTCTGCATCCTCGCTAATCGTAATCGCCGTGTTGTTGAGAACCAAATCATCGAATATCCTTGAATCTTTATAGTGTAGCTCTGCGAGTTGCATTACTATTAGAGATCGGTATCCGCAAGGGTCGAGATTCGGATTCGAGAACCCGAAGACCACTCCCTCTTTGCGAAGGATCTCGTACCAGTTATTCGGTGTGATTTCAGCTGCATATTTGCTCTTATCAGGGTTGTACGCAAGCACCATATCATTTGTTGCGAATCTCACATACCAGTCAGCATATTCTGGATACATCATGCCTGGTATGAGCGAGTAATCTGCAGATGCGAGCACATCCGCTCTCTTCCCAACATCTGTTATCTGCCTTATCGCCTTCACACTGCCCATTGATTCTCGTTGCACATCTATATTCGGATTCAAAGCCTCAAATTGGCTCTCTGCCTCCGCCAAAGGCACTGCTAAGCTTCCAGCGTGGAAGACTTTGACCGTTTTTGCCTGTTGCGCTCCTAAAGCTACAATAGGTGTGTAAAAAACCGCAACCGTCACGCACGCAAGCGTTGCAATCACTATTAATGTTCCCAAAACTAAAGCTACAATTACTCTTCTTTCCAATTTTATACATCACCGATATGCAAGAATACACCATTCGTTATAAAAAGCTTTTTGGTTTTTTCATACTTTACTTGTGTAATATTATACTGTACCATCGCAAAACACAGATTGTGAGGGCATCTGAGGTGAAGAGAAAGTACGAATCAGGGCATAAGCAGTGGATAGAATTCAAAGGGAAAGCGATATTAGGGGAAGGGCGAGCGCAGTTGCTTGCGGAGATTCGTAACTCTTCTTCTATCTTAAAAGCAGCGGAAAAGCTTTCTATTCCTTATCGAACGGCGTGGGAACACCTGAAGCGAATCGAGGATGCAATAGGCAGTCCAGCTGTGAGCACACACAGGGGTGGTCCAAAGGGCGGCGGTGGTACGACATTAACAGCAGAGGGTGAGGAGCTTTTACGTGAATATGAATGTTATAAACGGCTTTTGAATAGCGTAGCGCAGGATGAAATAGGTTGGGAGGCGATTTTTACGAAAATAAGTGCGAGGAACCGGATTAAAGGAGTTGTAAAGAGAGTAGAGAAAGGCGAAATCGCATCCACTGTGCGAATAGAAGTTGCTGTACCCACCGTTATAACGGCGATGATAACGAAAGAAGCGGCGGAAGAACTCGAATTGAAAGAAGGTGATAAAGTAGAGGCAGTGATAAAAGCGACTGAGGTACTGGTGTCAAAGGAATAATGCTGATTATAAGCGCTCCTGTTTTCTGTAGTTACCTTAAATTTTGTGGAAATTATTTATAGCTCCTTCAGCGGGTTTTTCAATAGTAAATATATCAATATAAATATACCAATACGAAAACTTTATTAGTGATATAGAATAGGTTTGAGAAGTGTACAATATGCATATACACATACATACCGGGCAGATAAAATAAGAAGGGTGAGAATAGATGATAAAGCGTATTGGCGTGCTGACCAGTGGTGGTGATGCGCCGGGAATGAATGCGGCGATTCGCAGTGTGGTGCGATATGGAGTGTACCATAAATTAGAGGTGATAGGGATACTTCGAGGCTATGCGGGTTTGATTAACGGGGATTTGAGACCTTTAGACCATCGTTCGGTTTCAGGAATCATAAACAGAGG
Proteins encoded in this region:
- a CDS encoding cupin domain-containing protein: MKIVRREQKIPFEAKDGSEIRELLKSESEKMSLAEATVHEETKLHFHKTSDEVYYILEGGGVMEIEGERREVSEGDVVFIPSKKKHRICAGKSEKVRFLCLCAPPYSDEDTVMV
- a CDS encoding ATP-binding cassette domain-containing protein is translated as MIEVRNLSKDWKEFTLKDINLEVKKGEYFVILGPTGAGKTLLLETIAGFYFPDSGGVWIEGQNVTNLPPERRGIGFIYQDYSLFPHLTVEENIEFGLKLRKSVSPNTTRKRVKEIMDWLSISHLAHRYPATLSGGEQQKVAIARAIATEPSILLLDEPLAALDLRTRDYLREELKRIKEESGITMVHVTHDQTEAMILANRIAVMMNGRIMQVGTPYEIFNKPQNAEIADFVGVENILSGVVRDNNNGVAEIEVDLGDYTHNIFAVSNYHAGTVKVFIRPEDIILILSENRGESSAKNVMKARIEALDDMGPLTRVKMDNSLVALITKQSRESLRLQNGKEVYATFKATSVHVVR
- a CDS encoding ABC transporter permease gives rise to the protein MKSKLLSCWSMEELKREKVYVISLSLGLVLVAFVFITLGNMYYKQVEDFSGLIDAATDPVVLEAIWISISAAVCSTLIAFLFGVPLAYFLARKEFMGKSVIEGIVDIPLMIPHIVAGIALYGVFMRYGLIGAPLSKLGIVITDAYPGIVVAMLFVSLPYLVDTAREGFKEVDPRLENVARSLGASHWRTFREITFPLAFPSILSGAILSWGRAISEFSAILIIAYHPISAPILIYEKFTSFGLRASRPISVLLISICLIIFIMLRMLQKGRK
- the wtpA gene encoding tungstate ABC transporter substrate-binding protein WtpA, which translates into the protein MERRVIVALVLGTLIVIATLACVTVAVFYTPIVALGAQQAKTVKVFHAGSLAVPLAEAESQFEALNPNIDVQRESMGSVKAIRQITDVGKRADVLASADYSLIPGMMYPEYADWYVRFATNDMVLAYNPDKSKYAAEITPNNWYEILRKEGVVFGFSNPNLDPCGYRSLIVMQLAELHYKDSRIFDDLVLNNTAITISEDADGTFLITVPEDPKPNTEKVDIRPKSVELVAFVEEGGLDYAFEYRSVAVQHNLAFVDLPEQIDLSRIEYTDTYKKVKVQTADGKTKTGKPIVYGITVPKNAENPDMGSEFVKFVIGDAGQKIFADMGQSPIVPPEGSGNVPEELKALVQLEPVYPMSTSTSTSTPASAPKESGFDAGFVSAGILVVVYLALRRRKVYERK
- a CDS encoding TOBE domain-containing protein; the protein is MKRKYESGHKQWIEFKGKAILGEGRAQLLAEIRNSSSILKAAEKLSIPYRTAWEHLKRIEDAIGSPAVSTHRGGPKGGGGTTLTAEGEELLREYECYKRLLNSVAQDEIGWEAIFTKISARNRIKGVVKRVEKGEIASTVRIEVAVPTVITAMITKEAAEELELKEGDKVEAVIKATEVLVSKE